The region CGGACGACCAATATAGCAGCCGATTGTTGGCCGCGTGCATCACCTCCCACTTGCTGGGCGGCCTCCAGTGCCACCATCATTCGTTCCGCTAACGGTTTACCTGAGCTCGACTCAAAAGCGCGCCCCATAGCACCCGGCACTTGGTCTGTCAACATCATATTGGCTTGTACCGAGTAGCCTTTGCCTTTCATATGACCCGCCTCGGCCACACATTTTGCCCCAGTATATACCGCCACATTCCCTTTCACATCCACAATGGCTACCTGACGAAAGTCCCGCCCGGCATCTTCTCGGATCAGCTTCTCGGCGGCTTCAGTTGCGGTTAGCCCCGCCTTCAATAATGCAAGCCCCTTGGGGCCAAAACTTGGATTCACAAACGACTGGGTCGCGATTGCGCCCACCCCAGGCTCTGCCCAACTTACAATACTGCCCACAGAAAACCAGTGCGATTGTACCGCCACCCCTAGCTCACCCGTAGTACTATCATGGGCAACAATCGAAAACGTATGCGCAAATGGGTCGGAAATGGGGGGAGCCAACACACTTGGTACTTGTGCAAAAGTGGCTAACGGAAGCAGAAAACATAGAAGAATCGAACGTTTCATTGTGTTCTATTTTTATTGTAGATTACGGCTTATACAAGGTATCTGTACGCCATCGGTTATCTAAAATTTACGACATTTCACCACCCAAAATCTGTCCAATATGAAAAACTTATTTCGCCTAATGGTCTTGCTTTGCTCGTCGAACTTATTTGCACAAGACTTACATGAAATCACCGATCACCTGATTTCGCTTTCTTCACCCCTGCAAAAAACTGAGGCAACGGGTTCCGTTATTTCCCGGCATAGCAATCAGGTTAAACAACCCTTTGATCTGGTGATGATACAGGGCTTGCTTTCTGATGCCCGAACGCAAGGTGAGGTGCGTTTTTTTGACGGTGTTTCTTGGAGCCAACCTACGCCACTGCGGTTATTTATGACCGATGATCGGGGAAGATTTATCGCTACCTACCAAAACCCTGTTCCCCTACGGGATGTCCAAATCGAGGTACGCTTTAAGTCTCCCGAAAACCA is a window of Bacteroidetes Order II. bacterium DNA encoding:
- a CDS encoding DUF1028 domain-containing protein; its protein translation is MKRSILLCFLLPLATFAQVPSVLAPPISDPFAHTFSIVAHDSTTGELGVAVQSHWFSVGSIVSWAEPGVGAIATQSFVNPSFGPKGLALLKAGLTATEAAEKLIREDAGRDFRQVAIVDVKGNVAVYTGAKCVAEAGHMKGKGYSVQANMMLTDQVPGAMGRAFESSSGKPLAERMMVALEAAQQVGGDARGQQSAAILVVRQKATGEVWKDKTVDLRVEDHPQAISEMRRLLTVFRAYERMNNGDLAVEHGDVEGALREYGAAMQAFPDNVEMKFWTAVSLANTGRLQQALPLFKNVFSKEPNWVAMTKRIVPSGILTVSHTDLQQILATAKK